In Actinoplanes octamycinicus, the genomic window ACCTCAGCCGCTACGAGCTGTCCGCGCAGGGCGACCAGCGTTTCGGCACCCTCTCCGGCGGCCAGCAGGCGCGGTTCCTGGTGCTGTTGCTGGAGCTGTCCGGGGCGACGTTGCTGCTGCTCGACGAGCCGACCGACAACCTGGACCTGGCCTCCGCGGAGGCGCTCGAGGAGGGGCTGAAGGCCTTCGACGGGACGGTGATTGCGGTCACCCACGACCGCTGGTTCACCCGGTCCTTCGATCGCTTCGTGCTGTTCAGGAGCGACAACGAGGTGACCGAGGTGCCCGAGCCAGTTTGGGACGTGCGCTAGCCAGACTCATCAACGACCGGTTAGGGTCCGGTTACAACAACACCCACGGGAGTCCGGGCACCGGGCTGAGAGGGGGGCTGATGCGGCCCCCGACCGTCGAACCTGATCCGGGTCATGCCGGCGCAGGGAGGAGCGTGTCATGGACGCCTTGTCGTTCCCCAGGCTGCACGTCATCACCGACGACCTCGACGTCGTCCGCGGGGTGGCGCAGCCCGGCGTGGCGGTGCAGATCAGGATCAAGAGCAACGACCGTTTCGCGTACGAGGTGAGCACCGCCGCCGTCGGCATCTGCCGAGCCGCCGGAGCGATGGTCCTGGTCAACGACCGGATCGGAGTCGCGCTGGCGGCCGGCGCGGACGGGGTGCACCTCGGCGCCGACGACCTGCCGGTGGACGCCGCCCGGCGGGTGCTCGGCCCGGCCGCCGTCATCGGCGCGACCTGCCGGACCCCGGAGTCGGCGCGGGCCGCCGTCGCCCAGGGCGCGACGTACCTGGGCGTCGGACCCGCCTTCGCCACGTCCACCAAGGACGGACTGCCGCCGCCGCTCGGCCCGGACCGGGTCGCCGAGGTGGCCGCCGCCGTCCCGGAGACCCCGGTGCTGGCGATCGGCGGGATCACCCTGGACCGGGTCCCGCTGCTGAAGACGCACGGCATCGCCGCGGTGGCCGCGTTCACCGCGGACCCGCACGGGTCGGCCGGGGCGTTCCTGCGGGCCCTGGCATGAGGGCCGGCATCGTCGGCGGCGGCATCATCGGGCTCAGCGTCGCCGCCGAGCTGCTGCGGCGCGGGGCGGACGTCACGGTCTACGACCCGGCGCCCGACGGGACCGGCGGCGCCTGGCACGTGGCCGCCGGGATGCTCGCCCCGGGAGGCGAGTCGGTCTTCGAGTTCCCGCAGCTGGAACGGCTGCTGGCGGCGTCCGCCGAGCTGTGGCCGGCGTTCGCCGCGGACCTCGGGGAGGTCGGCTACGACACCGCCGGGACCCTCGGCCTGGCGCTGACCGCGGACGACGTCGCGGAGATGAGCCGGGAGTGGCGGCACCAGAAGCTGGCCCCGCTCACCGGCTCGCAGGTGCGGGAGTACGAACCGGCGCTCTCCCCGCGGATCCGGGCCGGCGTCCACGCCCCGACCGAGCTGCAGGTCGACCCGCGGCGGGTGATCCGGGCGTTGCGGGCGACGCTGGACGGACGCGTACGCGAAGCGGCTGTTCTCGATCTCTCCGAAGTGGACGCGGACGTCGTCGTGGTGGCGGCCGGATGTGGCACGGCGGCGCTCACCGGGCTGCCGATCCGGCCGGTGAAAGGCCAGGTCCTCCGGCTGCGCGGCGAGCCCGGGCTGCTCCGGCACGTGATCGACGGCGCCGCCGACGGCCGGCACGTCTACCTGGTGCCGCGCGCCGACGGCGAGATCGTGGTCGGCGCCACCCAGGAGGAACGCACCGACCGGCAGCCCACCGCCGGCGGCGTCCACGACCTGCTGCGCGCCGCCCTCGACCTGGTCCCCGGCCTGGCCGACCACGAACTCGCCGAGGTCACCGTCGGGCACCGCCCCGGCACCCCGGACAACGCCCCGATCCTCGGCACGCTCCGCGACAACGTCGTCGTCGCCGCCGGGCACCACCGCAACGGCATCCTGCTCGCGCCGATCACCGCACGCCTGATCGCCGACCTGGTGCTCACCGGAGAAACCGACCCGCTCATCGACGACTTCACCCCCGGGAGGTTCGGATGCGCCTGACCGTCAACGGCCGGCCACAGACCAGGAGCGAGTCCTGCTCGGTCGCCACGCTGGTCGCCGAGATCACCGACGCGCACCGCGGCGTCGCGGTCGCCGTCAACGGCTCGGTCGTGCCGCGCTCCACCTGGGAGCGGGTCGACCTGTCCGACGGCGACGCGGTCGAGGTGCTGACCGCCGCGCAGGGCGGCTGACATGGACCTGTTGCCGGAGAACGGACTCATCCTCGGCACCGGCGGCGCGAACAGCCTCGCCGCGCTGGAGGAGGCGATCGTCGCCTCGCGGACCGACCTGGTCACCGTGGCGCTGCGGCGGGTCGAGGCGGCCGGTCCCGGGCTGCTGCCGATGCTGGACCGGCTCAAGGTGCGGATC contains:
- a CDS encoding thiamine phosphate synthase; translated protein: MDALSFPRLHVITDDLDVVRGVAQPGVAVQIRIKSNDRFAYEVSTAAVGICRAAGAMVLVNDRIGVALAAGADGVHLGADDLPVDAARRVLGPAAVIGATCRTPESARAAVAQGATYLGVGPAFATSTKDGLPPPLGPDRVAEVAAAVPETPVLAIGGITLDRVPLLKTHGIAAVAAFTADPHGSAGAFLRALA
- the thiO gene encoding glycine oxidase ThiO, translating into MRAGIVGGGIIGLSVAAELLRRGADVTVYDPAPDGTGGAWHVAAGMLAPGGESVFEFPQLERLLAASAELWPAFAADLGEVGYDTAGTLGLALTADDVAEMSREWRHQKLAPLTGSQVREYEPALSPRIRAGVHAPTELQVDPRRVIRALRATLDGRVREAAVLDLSEVDADVVVVAAGCGTAALTGLPIRPVKGQVLRLRGEPGLLRHVIDGAADGRHVYLVPRADGEIVVGATQEERTDRQPTAGGVHDLLRAALDLVPGLADHELAEVTVGHRPGTPDNAPILGTLRDNVVVAAGHHRNGILLAPITARLIADLVLTGETDPLIDDFTPGRFGCA
- the thiS gene encoding sulfur carrier protein ThiS, with product MRLTVNGRPQTRSESCSVATLVAEITDAHRGVAVAVNGSVVPRSTWERVDLSDGDAVEVLTAAQGG